The DNA sequence GGACGGTCGCTGTTCGCCGGGAACTTCTCCGACCCCTCGATCCCGATCGCGTTCGTCGTCTTCGCGGTGCTGAGCGCGCTCACCCTCACCTGGTCGGTCCGGTCGCTGCGCCGGCTCGCCGGGTAGGCCGGCCCGGCGAGGGCACCGGGCCGGGCGTCGAGAGCGGGGCGGCGCGCCTGGCCGCCCCGGCCCTCGCTACCGCCCGCGGGCGTCCCATGCGGCGAGGATGCGCGCCTCCTTCTCGGGGTCGATGCCCGGCCGGGGCACCTTGCCGCGGTTGGTCGCCGGGGGTTCGTGCGTGAAGCCCACGCTGCTGAGCCAGGCCCAGGTGTCGCGCACCGTCTCGGCGATGGGGCGGCAGCGCAGTCCGGCGGCGTGGGCCTTCTCGGTGGACAACTGGAAGACCGCGGCGAAGGCGGGTTGCTCCGGAGCCCACAGCGGAAGCTCGTTCCACGGGCCGACCTGCTGCTCGAGCAGGAAGGCGTCGTCCATCCAGACCGGCTCGGCGTCGGAGCCGGTGGCCCGCGCGCACTCGGCGAGCAGCTCACCGAAGGTGGTGGCGCCGGGTCGCGAGCCGACGATGAACCGGTCGCCGACGCCCCGCTCGGCCTGGTCCAGCAGGAAGATCGCGACGTCCCGGGCGTCGATGAGCTGGAGCGGCCGGTCGGGGTGACCGGGCGCGACGAACCGGCCGCCGCGCCGTACCCGCTCCAGCCACGCGGGCAGGCGGCCGACGTTCTCGTACGGGCCGAGGATCACGCCGGGCGAGAGGATCAGCTTCTCGCCGTCGAAATAGCGCTCGACCGCGCGCTCGCTGCCCGCCTTGAACAGTTCGTAGTTTCCGTCGTCGGGGCCCGCGTCCGGCGAGCACTCGTGCAGCGGCGAGTTCTCGTCGACCGGCTTCACGGGAAAGTCGAGGATGGCGCTGACGCTGGAGATGTAGGCGTACATGCCCGCCTTGCCGGAGAAGGCGCGGGCCGAGTCGGCGACGACGCGCGGCACGAGGCCGAACACGTCCACCACGACGTCCCAGGTGCGACCGTCGACCAGCCGTTCCAGATCGGCCCGCACCTCCCGGTCGCCGCGCACGGTCTCGACACCGGGCACGTCCGTCGCGCTCTTGCCTCGGTTGAACGTCGTGACTTCGTGGCCGCGCCGGAGCGCCTCCTCGACGATCGCACGACCCAGGAACGCCGTGCCGCCGATTACCAAGATCTTCATGACTTCACGGTACGCGCCCGGTCAGGGTGGCGGGTTACGCCGACGGCGAAGGCCGGTGCCACCGGCGGATCGGGTCACGATCGGCCGGGCACCGGCCGCGGAGGGGCCCGTCGCCGGCCGTCCCCGGTGCCCCGCCGGGCGGCGGCCACGGCAGGCGCTGCCGGCGCTACAGCGACTTGGCCGGCGCCGCGCGCAGGCCGCTCGCGGCCATGGCGTACCACTCGCCGTGCCGTTCGGCGATCTCCACGGTGCCGCCGCCGCGCTCGTGCTCCCGGCGCCAGTCCCGCAGGGTCTCGAACGCGGCGTGGTCCATGAAGTCCACCTCGAGCTCCACGCCCACCGGCGCCCCGGTGGGCACCGCGCGCAGCGCCTCGATCAGCCGGGGCACGCCGAGGAAGGTGAGCGAGCCGCGCACCGCCACCCGCCAGCGGCCGTCCGGCGTGGTCCGTACGGTGACCGAGATCCTGGTCAGGCGCCGCAGCACCTGCAGCATGGCGAGGCCGAGGCCGAGCAGCACCCCCTCGGCGAGGCCGATGAGCACCACGCCGCCCATCGTGGCCAGGTACACCGGGATCTCGCCGTACCCGCGCAGGTTCCGCATGTGGCCCACGTTGACCATCTGCACGCCGATCGACACGAGCAGGGCGGCGAGCGCCTCCATGGGGATGAGGGAGATCGCCCAGCCGAACGCCACCACGAACACCAGCACCCACACCCCGTGCAGGATCGCGGATGCGCGGCTGCGCGCCCCGGCCCGCGCGTTGGCGGTGCTGCGCACGATCACCCCGGCGATCGGCAGGCCGCCGAGCAGGCCGGAGACGAGGTTCCCGGCGCCCTGGCCGATCAGCTCCCGGTCGAGATCGGCGCGCGGCCCGTCGTGCAACCGGTCGACGGCGAGCGAGCACAGCAGGGACTCCGCGCCCGCGAGCACCGCGACGAGCAGCACGGCGCCCGCGATCCCGTGCCAGTCGCCCTCCGGCCACAGCGGCGACTGCCAGCCGCCGAGGCCGGACAGGTCGACGTGGGTGACCTCCCAGCCGGCCAGATGCGCCACCACCGCGGCGATCAGCAGGGCGGCGAGCGGCGCGGGCACCGCGCGCAGCCAGGGCAGGCGCGGCCAGACGGCGAGCACGGTGACGGTGAGCACGCCGACCGCGACCGCGTGCCCGTGGTTGTCGAGGATCTGCGCGGGCAGCTCCGTGAGGTTCTCCACCGCGGACGACTGCGGGCTGCCGCCGAGCACGATGTGGAGCTGGGCGAGCGCGATCACCACGCCGACCCCGGCGAGCATGCCGTGCACGACCGCCGGGGAGACCGCGAGCGCCGCCCGGGCCACCCGCAGCAGCCCGAACGCGAGCTGCAGCGCCCCCGCCATCAGCGTGATCATGCAGGTGGCCCGCCACCCGTACGTCTGCACCAGGTCGGCGACGACGAGCGACAACCCGGCCGCGGGCCCGCTCACCTGGAGCGCCGAGCCGCCCAGCGCCCCGGCGACCACGCCGCCCACCACGGCCGCGATCAACCCGGCGACGAGCGGGGCCCCGGAGGCGACGGCGATGCCGAGGGAGAGCGGCACCGCCACGAGGAAGACCACGAGCGAGGCCGGGAGGTCGTACCGCAGAACAGAACGGAAACCACTAAATGTAGTATTCTGACTACAGTGTGTATTCGTCATGGGGTGACCCTACGGCAGGTGGTCACCATCGGCGTGAACATTCGGTGAAATCACGTTTACGTACCGCAATTCCGGCTGGTTCCGGACGTCCGCAGACCCGCGGAGCGGCATGGTCGCGCGAGCCGTACCGCCCGGGCGTGGCGTGCCGCCGACGCGGGTTCGGAACCGAGCGGGGGCCGGGCGGCCGCGACACGGAACTGCGGTGAAAGGCGCTAGCGGTGGGACAGGGCGCCGGAACGGCGCCAGACGACGGCGGGGCGTGGGGACCGCGGGAGCGCGAGGGCGACCGGCCGGGCCCGTTTCACCCGGATCGCCGCGGTCCGTCCGCGCCCGCTGCTCCGGCCGCCGCGGTACGGACACACGGCGGCCGGTTTCGCGTCGGACGGTCTGGAGGGGTACGGCCCGGCCGGGCGGGGCGGCGGGGCCGGTCAGCGGTAGTAGTCGGGGTAGTCGGGGTCGGCGCCGCGGTGGGCGCCCCGGCGGCCGCGCGGCTTGGTGTTCTTCGGGTCGGAGGAGGCGGTGTCGCCGGTCTTCTCGGTGTAGGACGGCAGGCCCGCCTGCGGCTCCCGCTCGGGCCAGGCGAGCGGGGCGGACGGGCTGCCGGTGCCGCCGATCGTGTAGGAGCGGCCGGACAGCAGGTCGTCACCCCCGGCGTCGGGCTTCGCCGAGCCGGTCACCGTGTCGGCGTCGTCGATCGTGGCCCAGCCCGGGCTCACCTCGTACGAGGACCCGGCCGAGCCGACGGGGGCCGCGGGACGGGGCCGGTACCCGTCCCGGAACGAGGTCTGGTACCCGGAGGTCGCCCAGGTCTCCCGGGACGACGAGGCCGGCGGCGGCTCGTCGTCGAGCACGTCGCGCACCGCGGGCCACCCGGCCTGCGGCGTCGGCGTGGCCGGTGCGGGCGGCAGCGGAGTGCCCGCCGCGGGGGTCGACGCACCCGCGCCGGAGCCCACCGGCGGCAGCGAGAACACGCCGGTCTCCGGCAGCGGCGTGCCCGCCGGGGCGGGGCCCGTCGGCGTGGGGGTACGACGGGCCGACCTGGCCGGCGGGTCGGGCATGAGACCCGCGGGGGTCGCCGACGCCGGCGGCATCGCGGGGAAGGGCTCGCTCGGGGAGCGCCGCGGCTCGGGCGTGCCGCTCTCCGGCGTGGCCGCCGGGGTGGGCGGGAACGAGCCGCTCACCGTGGGGGCGCCGGGGAAGGAGCCGGATGCCGGCGACGGACCACCCTGCGTCGCCGCCCGGCGACCACGCGCCTCACCGGTACGGCGAGCCGCCCCGGCGGTGCCGAGCGGGTCGAGCGCGTCGGCCCGGGCGGCCGCGGCGGCCGGGCGGGGAGCGGTGGACAGCGGGTCGGCGGGCGTGCGGCGGTGCGCGCCGGTGCCCAGCGCGTCGGGCCCGGGGGCCGACCGGGGACCCGTGGTGAGCGGGTCGGCGAGCGCGTCCGCACGCGGCTGGGCGATCGGCTCGGCGAGCGCGTCACCCGGCCGCGGCCCGGTGGTGAGCGGGTCGGCGGGCGTGCGGCGGTGCGCGCCGGTGCCGAGCGCGTCCGGTCCGGCCGACGCCGCGGCGGGCCGGGGCGCCGTGGTGAGCGGATCGGAGGAGCCGGGACGGCCCGACCCGGCGCCGATGGGGTCGGCGAGCGGGGTGGGCCGGGCGGGTGCGGCGCCCGGACGCGGGCCGGGACGCGACGAGCGGCCCTCACGCGGCTGCCGCGGTGCGCCACCGGGCCCCACCGGCTGCCGGGAGGCCGGTCCGGCGGCGGGTGCGGGACGCCCGGCGGGGCCGCCCGCGGGCGCGTGCCCGGGGCGGGCGCCGGCCGCGGCGCCGGGGCGTCCGGACGCGGGCCGGGCCGCGGCGCCGGGCTGCGGCGCCTGCGCGGCCGGGGGCGACGCGGCGGCGTTCGGCCGCAACCCCGGCGGCGCACCCGCCGGGGTCAGGCCCGGCTTCGCGCCGGCCGGGGTCGCGCCGGGGCCGGGGAAGCGTACGGTCTTGTCCTCCGCGCCCGCGGTCGACGGCGTGGCGCGGCCCGACTCCACCAGGTCGGCGAGGTTCTTGCTCTGCCGCGTCGGCAGCGGCGGGGGCGGCGCGTCGGCGGAACCGGCGGGGGAGGACTGGCCGGCCGGACGCGGGGTGCCCTGCTTGCCGTCGGCGGGGCCGCTCTCCTCGTCGCGTACCCGTGTCCAGTAGTCGTCGTCGTAGTCGTCCGAGTCGCCCCACTCGTCGCCGCGTTTCTTGCGGCCGCCCGAGCGCTGGCCGGAGCCCTTGTCAGCGGAGCCCTTGCCCTCGGACCCCTTGCCGGAGCTCTTGCCCAGGGAGGGGCGAAGGGAGCGGCGGCGTTCCTCGGGCTCGTCGTCGAGGGAGTCGAAGTCCTCCGGGAAGCTCTCGAAGAACGTGTCCTCCGCGGGCCGGGTCAACAGCCGCTTGGTCTTGCCCTCGGCCATGGCCTTGATGCGCTCGGGAGTCAGGTTGCTCTCCCGTCGCCTTCCCGACCGGATGCCGATGGTCACGATGGCGACCACCAGGAACACCACGGCGCCGAGGCCCACAATGATCGCTATCATCGCACCGTCCTTGTGGCCGTGCGGGCCATGGCCGTCCAGAGGCGCCGGCGAGATCGCGCGGCCATCAACGCGATCTTCCCCCTTCGATCACCTGCGCGCAGAGATTGGATCTGATTGTGTCCGACCACTATGACCGCTGTCACACCTTAAGTGAAGATCTGATAACCATTGCATCCTCCGGTCCGGAGCACGTCACTCGATGCCCGTGGCGGTGATACGGCCCCGGGCGATGGTGTGATTCGCGATGGCCGGCAGGGTTTCGGTCAGCCCGGCACCCTCCCCCAGATCCAGCCTCGTGTCGAGCGCATAGACACTGAACCGATAGCTGTCGCCGTCCCGGCACGGCGGGTCGTAGCCCACCTTGCCGCCGGTCCCGCGGCCCTGCCGGGCGCCCTGCGGCACACCGTTCTCGATCAGCACGGTGGTGCGGTGGTCGATGTTGAACACCACCCAGTGCACCGCCGAACCTTTCGGCGAGCTGGTGTCGGCCACGAGGGCGATCGACTTGGCCGTGGAGGGAATGTTCGACCAGCGCAGCGGCGGGTTGTTCCCGCTGCCGCAGGCGTACTCCCGTGGCAGGGGAGCTCCGTCGCGGAACTGCGAGCTGGTCACGGTCACCGAGTCCAGCGGCCGGTCCGCGCCGGCGGTACCACAGCCGGACGCCACGACCCCCACGGTCACCAGCATCACCGCGAGGCCCTTGCGTCCGGCCTTTCTCCCCTGCCCCATGGTGGACGATGCTACGCGCAACTGAGCCTGCTCCTGACCGGATCGCTCGCATCGGTGGCCCCGGCGGCCGGGACAAGTGCAGCGAGCGGCCAGAATCAGGGCAGGTGGCGGCGTGTGGGCAGGGTGAGATTGCCCACAGCCCCGGCTTCGTGATCTTATCCCGCTCCCCGAGTGAGCCGGTACGGCGTGCACGCAGGCCTGCGCCGGGACGTGTGGCCGGCGCGCAGGAAGACCGGCGGAACGAGCGGTTCCGTGGCCCATGGCCGCGCCGCACGCCGCCGTGCCGGTGATCGGCACGGCGGCGGAGACGGAGGGGGAGACGAGCGGGAGCCGGGAGGGGAGACGCCGTCTCCCCGGTCAGCGCAGCCAGGGCGCGGTGTGGCTCCGCGGCGGGATGCCGGCGGCCGACCTCGCCGCCGGGGCGTCGCCCTCGGCCTGCCCGGTGCCGCAGATCGCGCCGACCAGGTGCCGCCGCCAGGCCTCCTCACCGGCCGCCGCCTCCGGGTGCCACATCGTGTTGATGCCGGACGCCACGAACCTGGTGCCGTCCTCGGCGGCGGCGGCCACCGTGAGCATGCCGATGACCCCGCCGTCGTGGCCCCACACCGGGCCGCACGGCACGGTGAACCGCACCAGGCCGAGGCCGTAGTCGAGCGGGAGGTCCGCCAGGCCGGGGCCCGGGAGGACCGGCACCGTGGCGCGCATCTCGGCCAGCCGCGCCGCGCTGATCAGGCGCCCGCCGCCCAGCGCCGCGAAGAAGCGGTTGAGGTCGTCCATCGTGGACACCAGCGCGCCCGCCGTACCGGCCCACGACATGTCATAGGTGCTGAAGTCCCGCAGCGGGAAGGAGCCCATCGCGGAGGTGTACGCCCTGGCGTGCGGCTCCGGCAGGTGCGGCGTCCGCGGGAAGAAGGTGCGGGTGAGCCCGGCGCGCCGGATCACGTGCTCGGTGACGTACCGCTCGGCGGGCATCCCGGTGACCTTGGCGAGCAGCAGGCCGAGCACGATGTAGTTGGTGTTCGAGTAGACGCCCGGAAGCTCGCCCGGCCTGCCCGACGGCCCCACCTCGAGCCCGAGCCGCACCAGCTCGTGCGGGGTGAACCGGCGGAACCGCACCCGCTCGATGCTCTCCGGGCCGGTGAAGATCGCCTCGTCGTGGTCGCCCAGGTGGCTGGTGTGGTTGAGCAGCATGCGGACCGTGATGCGCCGGTCGGGCAGCAGGCCCGGCAGGTACCGCTCCACCGGGTCGTCGAGCCGGATCCGGCCGAGGTCCACCTGCTGCACGACGGCGGTGGCGACGAAGGTCTTGGTGACGCTGCCGATGCGGTGGTACATGTCCGGCCGCATGGGCCGCCCGCGCTCCAGGTCGGCGAGGCCCGCCGCGCCCCGCCAGTGCTCCCGCCCGGCCCGCACCGCCGAGTAGGCGCCCGCGACCCCGCCCGCGGGCACCTCGTCGAGCGTGCGCTGCAGCTCCCGCCGGTCGAGCCGCGGCGCCGCCGCGTCGGTGGCGGCCGGGGCGACGCCCGTGCCGGCGAGCAGCACGCCGAGCCCCAGCGCGACGATCGCCCGCACGCGGCCGCGCGGCCTGCTGCGGCCTGCGCCGGTGCGATTCCGCCGACGTCCCAACCGGAGAGCGCCCTTCATCGGTCCTCCCCGGCTCGGTGCCATGCCAAGATCACCGTACGGCGGGCAGGCCGGAGATGCGCGCGATTATGTCCGCGTATGCCGCGTTCGGCGGGTACCGGCCACGGAGCCGCGCGCCCGCCCCGGCATGATCGGGATGACAGCGGGCTCCACAACCATCGACGACTAGGGTTGAGACGTGACAATCGCCCTGCGTGACCCCGAGCATCGGATCTCGCCACGCGCCGTGCTGCTGTGGCTGGTCCACAACGTGATCTGGGCGGCGATCCAGGTGGGGGCCGTCCTGTTCGCCGTGTCCCAGATCGACTGGAGCGGCTGGACCTGGCTACCGGGGTGGATCCAGGACAACATCCGCCTGCTCCCGGTGATCGTCGCGGCCATCTGCTTCCCGCTCGCCTTCATCGAGGCGTTCTGGCGGTACGCGGTGCACCGCTGGGAGTTCACCGGCGACGTGGTGTACGCCCGGTCCGGCTGGATCAGCCGCGAGTGGGTGTTCGTGCCGGTGAGCCGGGTGCAGACGGTGGACAAGTCGCAGGGCTGGCTGGAGCGGGCGTTCGGCCTCGCCACCCTGAAGATCAGGACGGCCTCGCACGCGGGCTCGACCTCGATCAAGGGCCTCGACTTCACGGTCGCCGCCGAGCTCGCCGAGCGCATCGCCCAGCGCGCCAAGCAGGTGCGGGACGACGCGACATGAGCACGCCGTACCACGAGACCGGATCCGGTCCCGCCCTGCCGCACCCGCCCGCCCCCGGCGCGCCCGGGCCGGGCGGCCCTCCCGGCGCGCCGGTGCACCCGCAGGCGCCGGTCCCGGTGCTCCCGCCCGCCCGGCTGAGCCCGCGCGTGCTGCTCATCGACCCGCTGCGCACGCTGCGCTCGCTCCTCCTGCCGCTCGTCGGCGTGCTGTTCGTGGGCGGCTTCTCGCCCCGGTCGTTCCTGTGGGCCGCGCTCGGCGTGGTGCTCACGATCATCTACACCACGGTGCGGTGGGCCACGTTCACCTACCAGGTGGTGGGGGACCGGCTGGAGCTGCGCCGCTCGCTGATCGGCCGGTCGATCCGCACCATCCCGCTCGACCGCATCCGCGGCGTGGACGTCAGCACCCCGCCGCTGCACCGGCTGCTCGGGCTCGCCGTGCTCCGGATCGACACCGGCGCGAGCGGCGAGGAGTCCCAGGAGGGCGAGCTGAACGCGCTCACCGTGGCGGACGCCGAACGGGTACGGACCGTGCTGCTCCGCCGCGCGGCCGAGGTGCACGCCGCCGACGGGCAGGCCACGGCCCCGGCCGCCGAGCCCGGCGCGGAGGGCACGGCCGTGCCCGTGGCCCCGGCCACGCCGCCGCCGGGGGCGCCGGAGGCGCAGGCCGCGGCGCCGTACGGCGAGCCGCCCGCGCCGCCCGAGCACACGCTCGCCCGCGTGCCGCGCCGCTGGCTGCTCTACGGTCCCCTCTCCGGGGCCTACCTGCTCACCCCGTTCGCCCTGGTCGCCGGTGCGATCGGCGTGGCGTTCCAGGCGGCGGAGGAGTTCGGGATCAGCGCGAGCACCGCACGCAGCATCGGCGAGTGGCTGCTGGCGCACCCGTACCTGCTGATCGGCGCGGCCGTGGTGCTCGTGCTCGCCATGCCGGTGGTCGGCGGCCTCACCTACGCGGTGCTGCACTGGGAGTTCACGCTGCGCCGCCGCGACGGGTTCCTCGTCGCCGAGCGCGGCCTGATCGACCGCCGCAGCGTCTCGCTGGAGATCGCCCGGATCCGCGGCTACGAGCTGCTCGAGGGCCTCGGCGAGCGGCTCGCCGGGGTGGCGCGGCTGCGCGCCCTCGTCACCGGGCTCGGCGACGCGCGCACCCGCGGCCAGCTGCTGCCGGTGACGCCCCGCCGGTACGCCCTCGGCGTCGCCGCCGAGGCGGTCTGGCCGTTCACCGGGGATCTGGAGCCGCACCCGCGGGCGGCGCTGCGGCGGCGCCTGTTCCGCGCGGTCGCCCCGTGGGCCGCGCTCGCGGTCGCCGGGTTCGCGACCGGGTGGCCGGTGGTGGCGTGGCCCGCCGTGGTCCTCGCCGTCCTCGGCGTCCCGCTCGGCATCGACCGGTACCGCGCGCTCGGCCACACCTTCGACGGCGAGCACCTCGCGGTGCGGTCGGGCTCGCTGCGCCGCGTCCAGGCGCACCTCGAGGGGCGGGCGGTGGTCGGCTGGACGATCCGGCAGAGCTGGTTCCAGCGGCGGTCCCGCCTGGTGACCGTGGTCGCCGGGGTCGGCGCGGGCGGCGGTGGCTACTCGGCGGTCGACGCGGGCGAGGACCAGGGCGTCGAGTTCATCGCACGGGTCACCCCGGACTGGATCCGTCCCTTCCGCGCCGAGGGGGAGCGGGCGCCCGCGGCGGGCCGGGCGGCGACGGACGCCACCCCGCCCGAGGCGGCGGGCTGAGCCCGGCACGCGAACACCCCGCGGGGACGGCGTCGACGGACGACACGGGGGACCGCCGCGGCGGAATCGCCCGGGCGGCGGCGCGGAACCGGTGCGGCGGGATCAGTCCTGGCGGCGGGCGCCGAACATGATCTCGTCCCAGGTGGGGACGGAGGCGCGGCGGCTGCGCTTGCGGCCGCGCACCGCCTTCGCCGGCTTGACGGGCTGCGGCGGCGGGACCGGCTGCGGCGGCGGAACGGGCTGGGGCGGCGGCACCGGCTGCGGCGCCGCGGGCCGCGGGGCGGCCTCGGCGGCCTGGCCCGGAACACCCTCGGCCGGCGCGGCCTCGGTGCTCTCCGCGCTCGGGCGCGCGGCGGGCACGGCGACGGGCTCCGGCGTGGGCTCGACCACCCGCGGCTCGGGCACCACGACCTCGGGCTCGGGCTTCGCCGTGGCGGCGGGCTCGGCATTCGGCGCGTCGGCCACCGCGGCGCCGCCGGACGCGTCACCCTGCGCCGCCGTACCGCTCGCGGCCGGCTCCGCGGCCGTACGGCCCGTCTCCACGGGGGCCGGCGGCCGGAACGGGACCGGCGGCGGCGCGAACGGCACGCCGGGCGGCGGCGTCTGGGACTCCACGGGCGCCGCCGGGCGCGCGCCGGCCCGGTTGGTCTCGTCGCCGAGGACAGCGGCGGGCAGGCCGAGCGGCTCGCGGCCCGCGGGCGGGCGGCGGTCGGCCGGCGGACGCAGCGACTCGGCGGTGATGAGGTCGGCCTCGGGGTCGGCGGGAACCGGGGAGACGGCCGGGCGCCCGGGCGCCTCGGGGCGCAGCGGGGTCGGCGGCGTCGGTGTGCCCGCCGAGGCGGACGGGCCGCGCTTCGCCGCCAGCCGGGGGACGAGCGGCGTCACCGTGGTGTCCTCGTCCGGCTCCACGTAGTCGACGGCGGAGAGGCGCATGGCCTCCTCGTCGTGCGGGGTGATGTGGCGGCGCCGGGGGTCGAAGAGCCACTCCGCATGCCGGGTGGTGCCGTTCCACACGTAGCCGAGCTTCACCCGCCACAGGCCGTCGTCGCGCTTGCAGGAGTCCCAGTCGATCTCGTCGCTCGACACCCCCCGGCGCATCAGCCGCTCGGCGACGAGTTCACCGAGGGTCGGCCGCGGCCCGTTGGTCTCGCCCGGCAGACGCACCGCGACGCGCTGCGCCTGCTGAGCCATGTACTCGCGCTCTTGCAGCACGGGTCCCTCGAACCAGCGGACCCGCTCCACGGGGATGCCCGCGGTCGCGGCGATCTCCTCGGCGGTCTCTCCCGCGCGGATGCGCGCCTGGATCTCCTTCGGGCGCAACGGACTCTCCACTTCGATCTCGTACTGGCCGAGACGGGAGAAGTTGCCGCGGACGGCCGCACGGAGCCGGTCGTCGACCGGGAGCGTGAAGCGCGTACCCCTGCCGGCGGTCGCCAGCACGAGGTACGTGCCGTCCTCGCTCACCGCGACGAGTCGGAGCTCCTGCATGCGAGTCCCTTCGTCGTCGTGCTCAATCTTCCCCCGGACCCTTGAGTCTGTCGCGAGAGTCGTTTCCCTTCCAGCACCGTACCCGGCATGTCCGAACATCGCCTTCCTCGGGGGTGCCAGAGTCGCGGTGACGCCGGGCACTTTTGTCGTGTTTACCCTTATACACACTTTCGGTGTGCCGCAACCGGGTACGGCCCTGGACGAATTCTCGCGTGTCGCGGGCGATCGCGGCGTGGACTTGGGCGAAGAGCTCGAAGAAGAATTCACGCGCCCACATCCTCAGCCAGGTCGTGCCCACCTCGCCGCCGGTTTACCGACTCCTTGCCGTCGGCCCCGGCCCACTGCACACCGTCTCATCCGGGAGCGGGAAAGCAAGCCGACACGCCGGGGCAGAGTGCCGATCACGTGGTGATTCCGTCCGAACGCGCGGGCAACGGTCACCCGCGCCGTGCCGTCCGTGCCGGTCAGGGCACCGCCCGGGTACGGCTCAGCCCAGCACGGTGTCGAGGTACGCGTTGCCGAAGACCCGGTTCGGGTCGAGCCGGTCCCGCAGCGCGACGAAGTCGCCGAAGCGCGGATAGACCGCGGCGAGGTAGGCGGCGTCGCGGGTGTGCAGCTTGCCCCAGTGCGGCCGGCCGTCCAGCCGCACCATGAGCCGCTCGGCCGCCTCGAAGTAGCGCGGCTCGGGCGTGCGGTGGAAGACGTGGAACGCGAGGTACGCGGTCGCCCGGCCGTACGCGGGGGAGAGCCAGGCGTCGCTCGGCGGCGACACCCGCACCTCGACCGGGAAGGAGATGCGCAGCCGTTCCCGGTCGATGAGGTCGCGCACCCCGCGCAGCGCGGTGCCGAGGTGCTCCACCGGGATCGCGTACTCCATCTCCAGGAAGCGCACCCGGCGCACGGTGGCGAACACCCGGTACGACACGTCGGTGAACTCGACGGCGCTCAGCGCGGCCCCGGACAGCCGGTTGATCGCGGGGATCGCCGCGGGCACGCGGGCCCCGATCTCGCACAGCGCGCCGAAGACGGTGTTCTCCAGGAACTCGTCGTCGAACCACCGCCGCAGCGGGCCGCGGCCGCCGATCGGCCCGTCGCCGCGGTTGTTGAGCTTCACCAGGCAGGCGTCGGTGTGCGGGAACCAGAAGAAGTCCACGTGCTCGTTGGCCGCGAGGATCTCGTCCAGCCGGCCCAGCAGCGCGGTGAGCCGCATCGGCCGCCGCACCGCGCGGAGCAGGAACGACGGCACCACCTTGAGCGTGACCTCGGTGACCACGCCGAGCGCGCCGAGCCCGACGCGGGCGGCGTCGAACAGGTCGCGCCGCTTCGGGTCGGCCTCGTCCTCGCCGACCCGCGTCACGGTGCCGTCGGCGAGCACGAGCTCGAGCCCGGCGACCTGGTCGGCGAGGCCGCCGACGTCCCGGCCGGTGCCGTGGGTGCCGGTCTGCAGCGCCCCGGCGATCGTCTGCGCGGTGATGTCGCCGAGGTTCGCCAGGGCGAGGCCGCGCCGGTGCAGCTCGGCGTTGAGCACGTGCAGCGGGGTGCCCGCCGCCACCCGCACCCGGCCGTCGCCGACCTCGCGCACGCCGGTGAGCGCGTCGGGCCGCAGCAGCAGCCCGTCGGTGAGCGCGACGCCGGTGAACGAGTGGCCGCTGCCGGCCATCCGGACCCGCCGTCCCGCCGCGGCCGCCCGGGCGACCGCCTTCGCCACCTCGTCGGTCGAGGCCGGGGTCTGCACCTCGGCGGGGTGGGCGACCTGGTTACCGGCCCAGTTCCGGAACACCTCGCGCATAAATGTGAACGGTACTCATGAACGCCCCTCGCCGGTAGGGGTCTGCAGCACCGAGCGCGCGGGGTCGTCGGGGGTGCGCAGCAGCGCCGACCCGGCGTACGCGATGGCCACCGCGACCAGGCCGCTGAGGAACGAGTAGAGGTAGGCGTCGCCCGGGCCGTACAGGTCGGTGAGGCGGCCGCCCGCCCAGGAGCCGACGGCGACGCCGAAGCCGAGCGCGGTGGAGATCCACGCCATGCCCTCGGTGAGCAGGTGCGACGGCACGAGCCGCTCGATGAGCGCGTAGCCGG is a window from the Thermopolyspora flexuosa genome containing:
- the sepH gene encoding septation protein SepH, which gives rise to MQELRLVAVSEDGTYLVLATAGRGTRFTLPVDDRLRAAVRGNFSRLGQYEIEVESPLRPKEIQARIRAGETAEEIAATAGIPVERVRWFEGPVLQEREYMAQQAQRVAVRLPGETNGPRPTLGELVAERLMRRGVSSDEIDWDSCKRDDGLWRVKLGYVWNGTTRHAEWLFDPRRRHITPHDEEAMRLSAVDYVEPDEDTTVTPLVPRLAAKRGPSASAGTPTPPTPLRPEAPGRPAVSPVPADPEADLITAESLRPPADRRPPAGREPLGLPAAVLGDETNRAGARPAAPVESQTPPPGVPFAPPPVPFRPPAPVETGRTAAEPAASGTAAQGDASGGAAVADAPNAEPAATAKPEPEVVVPEPRVVEPTPEPVAVPAARPSAESTEAAPAEGVPGQAAEAAPRPAAPQPVPPPQPVPPPQPVPPPQPVKPAKAVRGRKRSRRASVPTWDEIMFGARRQD
- a CDS encoding D-arabinono-1,4-lactone oxidase translates to MREVFRNWAGNQVAHPAEVQTPASTDEVAKAVARAAAAGRRVRMAGSGHSFTGVALTDGLLLRPDALTGVREVGDGRVRVAAGTPLHVLNAELHRRGLALANLGDITAQTIAGALQTGTHGTGRDVGGLADQVAGLELVLADGTVTRVGEDEADPKRRDLFDAARVGLGALGVVTEVTLKVVPSFLLRAVRRPMRLTALLGRLDEILAANEHVDFFWFPHTDACLVKLNNRGDGPIGGRGPLRRWFDDEFLENTVFGALCEIGARVPAAIPAINRLSGAALSAVEFTDVSYRVFATVRRVRFLEMEYAIPVEHLGTALRGVRDLIDRERLRISFPVEVRVSPPSDAWLSPAYGRATAYLAFHVFHRTPEPRYFEAAERLMVRLDGRPHWGKLHTRDAAYLAAVYPRFGDFVALRDRLDPNRVFGNAYLDTVLG